A single Micromonospora sp. CCTCC AA 2012012 DNA region contains:
- a CDS encoding SRPBCC family protein has protein sequence MSDLLTYRARLAAPVHAVRRALTDPAELRVWFAEHAEVELPQRYAFWGRHTPEGDAPHQRLLHADERTLRFAWLLDGVETTSELELTPAQESTELTLRQSHFVFAEAMSGSSIRGVLQTFWALSIANLAAHLEGRPLLPRTDFTSADLRGELVIDAPVDRVWASLTDSEQASAWFGYPIGIEPWVGGRYAMGGFETGHAAKVVDLDPGRKLSVDWGPVGVQTWELAESGGRTKLTFVQSGFDEGNPPYASWCGSVAGLSELRRFHEMADWRPIWLAVEMPSGV, from the coding sequence ATGAGTGATCTGCTGACCTACCGCGCCCGGCTGGCCGCGCCGGTCCACGCCGTCCGGCGCGCGCTGACCGACCCGGCCGAGCTGCGCGTCTGGTTCGCCGAGCACGCCGAGGTCGAGCTGCCGCAGCGGTACGCGTTCTGGGGCCGCCACACCCCCGAGGGCGACGCCCCGCACCAGCGCCTGCTGCACGCCGACGAACGCACACTGCGCTTCGCCTGGCTGCTCGACGGGGTGGAGACCACCAGCGAGCTGGAGCTGACCCCGGCGCAGGAGAGCACCGAGCTGACCCTGCGGCAGAGCCACTTCGTCTTCGCCGAGGCGATGAGCGGCAGCAGCATCCGCGGCGTGCTGCAGACCTTCTGGGCCCTGTCGATCGCCAACCTCGCCGCCCACCTGGAGGGTCGGCCGCTGCTGCCGCGTACCGACTTCACCTCGGCCGACCTGCGGGGCGAGCTGGTGATCGACGCGCCGGTGGACCGGGTGTGGGCCTCGCTGACCGACTCCGAGCAGGCCAGCGCCTGGTTCGGCTACCCGATCGGCATCGAGCCCTGGGTCGGCGGCCGGTACGCCATGGGCGGCTTCGAGACCGGCCACGCGGCCAAGGTGGTCGACCTCGACCCGGGCCGGAAGCTCTCCGTCGACTGGGGACCGGTGGGCGTGCAGACCTGGGAGCTGGCCGAATCCGGCGGGCGGACGAAGCTCACCTTCGTGCAGAGCGGCTTCGACGAGGGCAACCCGCCGTACGCGTCGTGGTGCGGGTCGGTGGCCGGGCTCTCCGAGCTGCGCCGCTTCCACGAGATGGCGGACTGGCGGCCGATCTGGCTCGCGGTCGAGATGCCGAGCGGGGTCTGA
- a CDS encoding glycosyl hydrolase yields MRSRRLRLALSAAATALAAASVLTVIGPADAHTVTPANTNASASTKSVLNWLAHLPNRGSNRIASGFFGGYSNSGFSLSQTEELKTATGQYPAILSCDYGSGWATNSDITALVDYSCNSSLKSWWSSGGLVTVSVHSPSPANANGGGLNTAMSNFSDLLNPSTAAGARWRQLEDKMAAGLQDLENAGVPVLFRPFHEMNGDWFWWGNRDPNTFKQVWQQMYTYFTSTKGLDNLIWVYSADFSRGNRTAYYAGGSYVDIVGMDAYDDNPQVSGIQSAYSELVGLGKPFAFAEIGPDTTGSFDYGKWVTAFQQSYPKTSYFLAWNDSWSPARNQGASTLFNNSWIANRGEVDLGSITEPGGGGTSSPPPPTGGTLLNGFESGTEGWTGANVTGGPWQVNEWASQGTYSLKSDVNLGAGAAYLKKTATTSLSGKTTLRATARVAPWGTFGTGSQAKLYVKTGTGWQWFDGGSVAVTSSGANLSLNLGGVANLGDVREIGVQFVPGSGAGGTSAVYVDNVTIQ; encoded by the coding sequence ATGCGAAGCAGAAGACTCCGCCTCGCGCTGAGCGCCGCAGCCACCGCCCTGGCCGCCGCCTCCGTCCTGACCGTCATCGGCCCCGCCGACGCGCACACCGTCACACCGGCCAACACCAACGCCTCCGCCTCGACGAAGAGCGTGCTGAACTGGCTCGCGCACCTGCCGAACCGCGGCAGCAACCGGATCGCCTCCGGCTTCTTCGGCGGCTACAGCAACAGCGGGTTCTCGCTCAGCCAGACCGAGGAGCTCAAGACCGCCACCGGTCAGTACCCGGCCATCCTCAGCTGCGACTACGGCTCCGGCTGGGCCACCAACAGCGACATCACCGCGCTGGTCGACTACTCCTGCAACTCCAGCCTGAAGTCCTGGTGGTCCAGCGGCGGCCTGGTCACCGTCAGCGTCCACTCGCCCAGCCCGGCCAACGCCAACGGCGGCGGACTGAACACCGCGATGAGCAACTTCAGCGACCTGCTCAACCCGTCCACCGCCGCCGGGGCCCGCTGGCGACAGCTCGAGGACAAGATGGCCGCCGGCCTCCAGGACCTGGAGAACGCCGGGGTGCCGGTGCTGTTCCGGCCGTTCCACGAGATGAACGGCGACTGGTTCTGGTGGGGCAACCGCGACCCCAACACCTTCAAGCAGGTGTGGCAGCAGATGTACACCTACTTCACCAGCACCAAGGGGCTGGACAACCTGATCTGGGTCTACTCCGCCGACTTCAGCCGCGGCAACCGCACCGCCTACTACGCGGGCGGCTCCTACGTGGACATCGTCGGGATGGACGCGTACGACGACAACCCGCAGGTCTCCGGCATCCAGTCCGCGTACAGCGAGCTGGTCGGGCTGGGCAAGCCGTTCGCCTTCGCCGAGATCGGCCCCGACACCACCGGCTCCTTCGACTACGGCAAGTGGGTCACCGCGTTCCAGCAGAGCTATCCGAAGACCAGCTACTTCCTGGCCTGGAACGACAGCTGGAGCCCGGCGCGCAACCAGGGCGCGAGCACGCTGTTCAACAACTCCTGGATCGCCAACCGGGGCGAGGTCGATCTGGGCAGCATCACCGAGCCCGGCGGCGGTGGCACCTCCAGCCCGCCCCCGCCCACCGGCGGCACCCTGCTCAACGGCTTCGAGTCCGGCACCGAGGGGTGGACCGGCGCCAACGTAACCGGCGGGCCGTGGCAGGTCAACGAGTGGGCGTCCCAGGGCACGTACTCGCTGAAGTCCGACGTCAACCTGGGGGCCGGGGCCGCGTACCTGAAGAAGACCGCCACCACCAGCCTCAGCGGGAAGACCACGCTGCGGGCCACCGCCCGGGTCGCCCCGTGGGGCACCTTCGGCACCGGCAGCCAGGCCAAGCTGTACGTCAAGACCGGCACCGGCTGGCAGTGGTTCGACGGCGGCTCCGTCGCGGTCACCTCCTCCGGCGCCAACCTCTCGCTGAACCTGGGCGGGGTGGCCAACCTCGGTGACGTCCGCGAGATCGGCGTGCAGTTCGTCCCCGGCAGCGGGGCCGGCGGCACCTCCGCCGTGTACGTCGACAACGTGACCATCCAGTAG
- a CDS encoding RNA polymerase sigma factor translates to MTDAAGAVADAGAEAYPRIVAALIRVTGDWTLAEDCAQEALATALERWPRDGVPGNPGGWLMTVARNRALDVLRRAAVERRKLRDLTLLTDPEPPPVEGGMVDDRLRLIFTCCHPALALEARVALTLRTVAGVPTADIARAFLVSESTMTRRLTRAKAKIAAARVPYRVPTGSALVERLPGVLAVLYLLFTRGYDADGEPAFATEALRLTRLLDTLLPGQPEVAGLLALMLLHHSRRSARRDGDGNLLTLDEQDRSRWDHAAIAEGVALLPRAGDGPYALQARIAACHATAPTAGTTDWPAIARCYDELARLRPTPVVRLNRAVAHGYAYGPGPGLALLAEARTGGALDDYPPALAAEAELTARLGDPVRAAALFRAAADAVRSEPERRALLRRAADLSG, encoded by the coding sequence ATGACCGACGCGGCCGGGGCGGTCGCCGACGCGGGCGCCGAGGCGTACCCGCGGATCGTGGCCGCCCTGATCCGCGTCACCGGCGACTGGACGCTCGCCGAGGACTGCGCCCAGGAGGCGCTCGCCACCGCGCTGGAACGGTGGCCGCGCGACGGCGTACCGGGCAATCCGGGCGGCTGGCTGATGACGGTGGCCCGGAACCGGGCGCTGGACGTGCTGCGCCGGGCCGCCGTGGAGCGCCGCAAGCTGCGCGACCTGACGCTGCTCACCGACCCCGAGCCGCCACCCGTGGAAGGGGGCATGGTGGACGACCGGCTCCGGCTCATCTTCACCTGCTGCCATCCGGCGCTCGCCCTGGAGGCCCGGGTCGCGCTGACCCTGCGCACCGTCGCCGGGGTGCCCACCGCCGACATCGCCCGCGCCTTCCTGGTCAGCGAGTCAACCATGACCCGCCGGCTCACCCGGGCCAAGGCGAAGATCGCCGCCGCCCGGGTGCCGTACCGGGTGCCGACCGGGTCCGCGCTGGTCGAGCGGCTGCCGGGCGTCCTGGCCGTGCTCTACCTGCTCTTCACCCGGGGGTACGACGCCGACGGCGAACCCGCCTTCGCCACCGAGGCGCTCCGGCTGACCCGACTGCTCGACACGCTGCTGCCGGGGCAGCCGGAGGTGGCCGGGCTGCTCGCCCTGATGCTGCTGCACCACTCGCGCCGGAGCGCCCGCCGGGACGGCGACGGCAACCTGCTCACCCTCGACGAGCAGGACCGGTCCCGCTGGGACCACGCCGCCATCGCGGAGGGCGTCGCGCTGCTGCCCCGGGCCGGCGACGGCCCGTACGCCCTCCAGGCCCGGATCGCCGCCTGCCACGCCACCGCCCCGACCGCCGGGACCACCGACTGGCCGGCGATCGCCCGCTGCTACGACGAGCTGGCCCGGCTGCGGCCCACCCCGGTGGTCCGGCTCAACCGGGCGGTCGCCCACGGCTACGCGTACGGCCCCGGGCCCGGACTGGCCCTGCTCGCCGAGGCCCGCACCGGCGGCGCGCTCGACGACTATCCCCCGGCGCTGGCCGCCGAGGCCGAGTTGACCGCCCGCCTCGGCGACCCGGTACGCGCCGCGGCCCTGTTCCGGGCGGCGGCCGACGCGGTGCGCTCCGAACCGGAACGTCGCGCCCTGCTGCGGCGCGCGGCCGACCTCTCCGGCTGA
- a CDS encoding YciI family protein, with protein sequence MKYMMLVCTDTEPDRNPDAAPDIEQWVAERDAKGQRVTGSRFAPASAATTVRVRDDELLLSDGPFAETKEVIVGFDLLECADLDEAIEVARAHPMAYRGRIELRPLMED encoded by the coding sequence ATGAAGTACATGATGTTGGTCTGCACCGACACCGAGCCCGACCGGAACCCGGACGCCGCCCCGGACATCGAGCAGTGGGTGGCCGAGCGGGACGCCAAGGGGCAGCGGGTGACGGGCAGCCGGTTCGCGCCCGCGTCGGCGGCCACCACCGTCCGGGTACGCGACGACGAGCTGCTGCTCAGCGACGGGCCGTTCGCCGAGACCAAGGAGGTGATCGTGGGCTTCGACCTGCTGGAGTGCGCCGACCTGGACGAGGCGATCGAGGTGGCCCGCGCGCACCCGATGGCGTACCGGGGCCGGATCGAGCTGCGCCCGCTGATGGAGGACTGA
- a CDS encoding helix-turn-helix domain-containing protein codes for MRDVLYLEERAQAETLLKPQRIEVLRQLAEPHTCTEVAAALDQTPQRVYYHVKQLVAAGLAEQVAARPVRGISEGIYQAVARSYWLSPRLVGRLGGDRRMRDELSLGYLLDLVEEVQADVAALDRTAPELPSIGVSGEIRVPAERRQEFLHDLQSTLQDLFTRYGGAEGDAFKLAVACYPRGDTDE; via the coding sequence ATGAGAGACGTCCTGTACCTGGAAGAACGCGCGCAGGCCGAGACCCTGCTCAAGCCGCAGCGGATCGAGGTGCTGCGGCAGCTCGCCGAGCCGCACACCTGCACCGAGGTCGCCGCCGCGCTGGACCAGACGCCGCAGCGCGTCTACTACCACGTCAAGCAGCTCGTCGCCGCCGGGCTGGCCGAGCAGGTGGCGGCGCGCCCGGTGCGCGGCATCAGCGAGGGCATCTACCAGGCCGTCGCCCGGTCGTACTGGCTCTCGCCCCGGCTCGTCGGCCGGCTCGGCGGGGATCGGCGGATGCGCGACGAGCTGAGCCTCGGTTACCTGCTGGACCTCGTGGAGGAGGTCCAGGCCGACGTCGCCGCCCTCGACCGCACCGCACCGGAGCTGCCGTCGATCGGCGTCTCCGGCGAGATCCGGGTGCCCGCCGAGCGGCGGCAGGAGTTCCTGCACGACCTGCAGTCGACGCTGCAGGACCTGTTCACCCGCTACGGGGGCGCCGAAGGGGACGCCTTCAAGCTCGCCGTGGCCTGCTATCCGAGAGGTGACACAGATGAGTGA
- a CDS encoding MerR family transcriptional regulator, translated as MAYTVGQVARAAGVTVRTLHHYDEIGLLSPRGRTAAGYRRYDDADLERLQLIRAYRELGFPLEEIAAILDDPDGDPLPHLRRQHELLTGRIGKLREIVAAIEFAMEARKLNIPLTPRERFEVFGDHDPEQYAEETERRWGGTEAYRQSAERTARYSKEDWLRNKAENEDWARRITALVDSGAPADGPEAMALAEEHRQLISRWFYDCSYEIHTGLADMYVADERFTAYFEKIRPGMAAYVSEAIHANAITRA; from the coding sequence ATGGCGTACACGGTGGGTCAGGTGGCGCGGGCGGCCGGGGTGACGGTCCGGACGCTGCACCACTACGACGAGATCGGGCTGTTGTCGCCCCGCGGTCGCACGGCGGCGGGCTACCGCCGCTACGACGACGCGGACCTGGAGCGGTTGCAGCTCATCCGCGCGTACCGGGAGCTGGGGTTCCCGCTGGAGGAGATCGCCGCGATCCTCGACGACCCGGACGGCGACCCGTTGCCGCATCTGCGGCGGCAGCACGAGCTGCTGACCGGGCGGATCGGGAAGCTCCGGGAGATCGTGGCGGCGATCGAGTTCGCGATGGAGGCGAGGAAGTTGAACATCCCACTGACCCCGCGGGAGCGGTTCGAGGTCTTCGGCGACCACGACCCGGAGCAGTACGCCGAGGAGACGGAGCGGCGCTGGGGCGGCACGGAGGCGTACCGGCAGTCGGCCGAGCGGACGGCGCGCTATTCGAAGGAGGACTGGCTGCGCAACAAGGCCGAGAACGAGGACTGGGCGCGGCGGATCACCGCGCTGGTGGACTCGGGTGCGCCGGCCGACGGTCCGGAGGCGATGGCGTTGGCCGAGGAGCACCGGCAGCTCATCAGCCGCTGGTTCTACGACTGCTCGTACGAGATCCACACCGGGCTGGCGGACATGTACGTGGCCGACGAGCGGTTCACCGCGTACTTCGAGAAGATCCGGCCGGGAATGGCGGCGTACGTGAGCGAGGCGATCCACGCCAACGCGATCACCCGGGCGTGA
- a CDS encoding putative bifunctional diguanylate cyclase/phosphodiesterase, with amino-acid sequence MLPRDVSRAVAPARPTLSGRVGLVVAGLVVLGEAAWLVARLPGAALVSDLGAVAVATWAAVACVGAARRHPAPLRRFWGLLTATMALAALGRTLWTVERLGGTELPHTPLIGGLFTAGILTGTAALLSSLAAPRSVVGRARTLLDGVIVGLALIPIGWVVVFRDIAAADLADPVRTFGLLYPMFDLMQLTILVAVAGPSRPMWPALTMIGASLATRAAADAAYVSLFAHDAYAPGHPIDVCWPLSYLLIGVATRYPPPPSCAGTEETAESPLPPWWRVALPYLPVGGAIVAVILARRPTGQTPHLIFLGMMTLLGVLAVRQGLAANENLRLVARLRRLAYSDQLTGLPNRLTFNRRLRRALRDDAPVAVLLLDLDGFKQVNDRFGHATGDRLLTGIAERMRDVVGDDGMIARLGGDEFAVLVDAARPVPPEQLADRLLAALEPLPGEEDLGVHPSASIGIAEYGPQHTSHTDLLRDADIAMYAAKAAGKSAYRTCTRALRESAVSRAELIADLRRAVDERQLHLEFQPIVDLASGVVRSAEALVRWRHPRLGTLTPAKFLPVAEETGLILPIDRWVIHEACRAAAVWREHAPEATVAVNIAAAHLRRPELVALVTDATGGAGLPPHALTLELTESALIEGSDAVLARLHQLRELGVGIAIDDFGTGYSSLSYLHRIPATELKIDRSFVTRLDAEDSRAYATVEMVTRLAAAFDLTVVAEGVETDGQHAAVTAIGCVHGQGWRYGRPVSLSELLATLTPVDMPR; translated from the coding sequence GTGCTGCCCCGAGACGTGAGCCGCGCCGTGGCACCGGCCCGGCCCACGCTGTCCGGCCGCGTCGGTCTCGTCGTGGCCGGTCTCGTCGTACTCGGGGAAGCTGCCTGGCTGGTGGCCCGACTGCCCGGCGCCGCCCTGGTCAGCGACCTCGGCGCGGTGGCCGTGGCGACCTGGGCGGCGGTGGCCTGCGTCGGCGCGGCCCGCCGACACCCCGCCCCGCTGCGACGGTTCTGGGGCCTGCTGACGGCCACCATGGCGCTCGCCGCGCTCGGCCGGACACTCTGGACGGTCGAGCGGCTGGGCGGCACCGAGCTGCCGCACACACCGCTGATCGGTGGCCTCTTCACCGCCGGCATCCTCACCGGCACCGCCGCGCTGCTCTCCTCGCTGGCGGCACCGCGCAGCGTGGTCGGGCGGGCCCGGACCCTCCTCGACGGGGTGATCGTCGGGCTGGCCCTGATCCCGATCGGCTGGGTGGTGGTCTTCCGCGACATCGCCGCCGCCGACCTCGCCGACCCGGTACGCACCTTCGGCCTGCTCTATCCGATGTTCGACCTGATGCAGCTCACCATCCTGGTCGCGGTCGCCGGCCCGTCCCGGCCGATGTGGCCGGCGCTGACCATGATCGGGGCCAGCCTCGCCACCCGGGCCGCCGCCGACGCCGCCTACGTGTCGCTCTTCGCACACGACGCCTACGCCCCGGGCCACCCGATCGACGTCTGCTGGCCGCTGAGCTACCTGCTGATCGGGGTCGCCACCCGATATCCACCGCCGCCGAGCTGTGCCGGCACCGAGGAGACCGCCGAGTCGCCGCTGCCGCCCTGGTGGCGGGTGGCCCTGCCCTACCTGCCGGTCGGCGGGGCGATCGTCGCCGTGATCCTCGCCCGTCGTCCCACCGGGCAGACCCCGCACCTGATCTTCCTCGGCATGATGACGCTGCTCGGCGTCCTCGCGGTACGACAGGGCCTGGCCGCCAACGAGAACCTGCGCCTCGTGGCCCGGCTGCGTCGGCTCGCCTACTCCGACCAGCTCACCGGGCTGCCCAACCGGCTCACCTTCAACCGTCGGCTGCGCCGCGCCCTGCGCGACGACGCCCCGGTCGCCGTGCTGCTGCTCGACCTCGACGGGTTCAAGCAGGTCAACGACCGTTTCGGGCACGCCACCGGCGACCGGCTGCTGACCGGCATCGCGGAACGGATGCGGGACGTCGTCGGCGACGACGGCATGATCGCCCGCCTCGGTGGGGACGAGTTCGCGGTGCTCGTCGACGCCGCACGGCCGGTGCCGCCGGAGCAACTCGCCGACCGGCTCCTCGCCGCCCTGGAACCGCTGCCCGGCGAGGAGGACCTCGGCGTGCACCCGTCGGCCAGCATCGGCATCGCCGAGTACGGCCCGCAGCACACCTCCCACACCGACCTGCTGCGCGACGCGGACATCGCCATGTACGCGGCGAAGGCGGCCGGCAAGTCCGCCTACCGGACGTGCACGCGGGCGCTGCGCGAGTCGGCGGTGTCCCGGGCCGAACTCATCGCCGACCTGCGCCGTGCCGTCGACGAGCGGCAGTTGCACCTGGAGTTCCAGCCCATCGTGGATCTGGCCAGCGGTGTGGTCCGCAGCGCGGAGGCGCTGGTCCGCTGGCGGCACCCCCGGCTCGGGACGCTGACCCCGGCGAAGTTCCTGCCGGTGGCCGAGGAGACCGGGCTGATCCTGCCGATCGACCGTTGGGTCATCCACGAGGCGTGCCGGGCCGCCGCCGTCTGGCGGGAACACGCGCCGGAGGCGACCGTCGCGGTGAACATCGCCGCCGCCCACCTGCGCCGGCCGGAACTGGTCGCCCTGGTCACCGACGCCACCGGCGGCGCCGGGCTCCCCCCGCACGCGCTCACCCTGGAACTCACCGAGTCGGCCCTGATCGAGGGGAGCGACGCGGTGCTGGCGCGCCTGCACCAGCTCCGTGAGCTGGGCGTCGGCATCGCCATCGACGACTTCGGCACCGGCTACTCCTCGCTGAGCTACCTGCACCGGATCCCGGCCACCGAGCTGAAGATCGACCGGTCCTTCGTCACCCGACTCGACGCCGAGGACAGCCGGGCGTACGCGACGGTGGAGATGGTCACGCGGCTCGCGGCGGCGTTCGACCTGACCGTGGTGGCCGAGGGGGTGGAGACCGACGGGCAGCACGCGGCGGTCACCGCGATCGGCTGCGTCCACGGCCAGGGCTGGCGGTACGGCCGCCCGGTGTCCCTGTCCGAGCTGCTGGCCACGCTCACCCCGGTCGACATGCCCCGCTGA
- a CDS encoding class I SAM-dependent methyltransferase, with amino-acid sequence MVDERSRTRRSYDTVAEEYRSRLADELAGKPLDRALLAALVEEAGAGATVADLGCGPGHVTAWLAGRGVRAVGIDLSPGMVAVARRSCPQAEFREGDLLRLPATAGEFDAAVALYSLIHLSPGELPAAGVELRRVLRPGAPLLVAVHLGGEVRHLDEWWGHPVDVDFHFFAAETVVAALAGAGFAVEARLERVSYPQEVETRRLYLLARNAG; translated from the coding sequence ATGGTGGACGAGCGCTCGCGGACCCGACGCAGCTACGACACGGTGGCCGAGGAGTACCGGAGTCGGCTGGCTGACGAGTTGGCGGGCAAGCCGCTGGACCGGGCGTTGCTGGCGGCGCTGGTGGAGGAGGCCGGCGCGGGGGCGACGGTCGCCGACCTGGGCTGCGGGCCGGGGCACGTGACGGCCTGGTTGGCCGGGCGCGGGGTCCGGGCGGTGGGGATCGACCTGTCGCCGGGGATGGTGGCGGTGGCCCGCCGGTCGTGCCCGCAGGCGGAGTTCCGGGAGGGTGACCTGCTGCGGCTGCCTGCCACGGCGGGCGAGTTCGACGCGGCGGTCGCGCTCTACTCCCTCATCCACCTGAGCCCCGGGGAGCTGCCGGCGGCCGGTGTCGAGCTGCGTCGGGTGCTGCGTCCGGGGGCGCCGCTGCTGGTGGCGGTCCACCTCGGCGGCGAGGTGCGGCATCTGGACGAGTGGTGGGGTCATCCGGTGGACGTGGACTTCCACTTCTTCGCGGCGGAGACGGTGGTGGCGGCGCTCGCCGGGGCGGGCTTCGCGGTGGAGGCCCGGTTGGAGCGGGTCAGTTATCCGCAGGAGGTGGAGACCCGTCGGCTCTATCTGCTGGCCCGTAACGCAGGGTAG
- a CDS encoding zinc-ribbon domain-containing protein — MFFIFGLRTKVTQSGVVTQVCRNCGNRAAQVITRRATKFSLFFIPLIPVRTRWAQQCTVCGAQYDISRAEAQRLPVG; from the coding sequence ATGTTCTTCATCTTCGGGCTCCGGACCAAGGTCACCCAGTCCGGTGTCGTCACGCAGGTCTGCCGTAACTGCGGCAACCGGGCGGCGCAGGTCATCACGCGGCGGGCCACGAAGTTCAGCCTCTTCTTCATTCCGCTGATCCCGGTCCGGACCCGCTGGGCGCAGCAGTGCACCGTCTGCGGCGCCCAGTACGACATCTCCCGCGCCGAGGCGCAGCGCCTCCCGGTCGGCTGA
- a CDS encoding putative quinol monooxygenase → MFIVAGTLYVDPAERDAYLASCVEAVRAARSAPGCVDFAVSADLVEPGRINVYERWESDEQLLAFRGSGPSEEQATAILGAEVHKFRISGVEAP, encoded by the coding sequence GTGTTCATCGTCGCCGGCACCCTCTACGTCGACCCCGCCGAGCGGGACGCCTACCTGGCCTCCTGTGTGGAGGCCGTACGGGCGGCCCGCTCGGCGCCCGGCTGCGTCGACTTCGCGGTCAGCGCGGACCTGGTCGAGCCGGGCCGGATCAACGTGTACGAGCGGTGGGAGTCCGACGAGCAGCTGTTGGCGTTCCGGGGCTCCGGCCCGTCGGAGGAGCAGGCGACGGCGATCCTCGGCGCCGAGGTGCACAAGTTCCGCATCTCCGGCGTCGAGGCCCCCTGA
- a CDS encoding GntP family permease yields MVTLLAAPAEPLTNAGNTQLVIAAVLGIAAVVLLIAWGKVHPFLSLILGAAVLGVVAGVAPDKIITSFSGGVGSTVGGVGLLIALGAMIGGLLAESGGADGIVERVVNRVSSGALPWAMAGVAALIGLPLFFEVGVVLLVPIVLLVSRRTDVPLMKIGIPALAGLSVLHGLVPPHPGPLVAIDALGANLGQTLALGLLVAIPTVIIAGPVFGNFIARYVPATAPEALLPTRRPVSVTGDRRPTTPGRGPVDADGDLVTEDDLVNPGAGRPGEPIDEAPDVRARRGPALWAAVVTVLLPVVLMLLRAIGELTLAEGTGGRKTLDIIGTPIVALLAGVIFAMIFLGYRTGFSRSQVSGFLGGSLPAIAGILLIVAAGGGFKQVLVDAGVGNLVADAAKNADLSPLLLGWLVAVGIRVATGSATVATITAAGIVAPLAATLQGPEVALLALAVGCGSLFFSHVNDAGFWLVKEYFGLTVGQTIKSWSVMETIISVVGFAGVLLLDLIL; encoded by the coding sequence GTGGTCACACTGCTCGCCGCACCGGCGGAACCACTGACGAACGCCGGCAACACCCAGCTGGTCATCGCGGCCGTGCTGGGCATCGCCGCGGTGGTGCTCCTCATCGCCTGGGGCAAGGTGCACCCGTTCCTGTCCCTGATCCTCGGCGCGGCCGTGCTCGGCGTGGTCGCCGGCGTGGCACCCGACAAGATCATCACCTCGTTCAGCGGTGGGGTCGGCTCCACCGTCGGCGGCGTCGGACTGCTGATCGCCCTCGGCGCGATGATCGGCGGTCTGCTCGCCGAGTCCGGCGGCGCGGACGGCATCGTCGAACGGGTGGTCAACCGGGTCTCCAGCGGCGCCCTGCCCTGGGCGATGGCCGGGGTGGCCGCCCTGATCGGGCTGCCGCTCTTCTTCGAGGTCGGCGTGGTGCTGCTGGTCCCGATCGTGCTGCTGGTGTCGCGGCGGACCGACGTACCCCTGATGAAGATCGGCATCCCGGCGCTGGCCGGCCTGTCGGTGCTGCACGGCCTGGTGCCGCCGCACCCCGGCCCGCTGGTGGCGATCGACGCCCTGGGCGCCAACCTCGGCCAGACCCTGGCGCTGGGCCTCCTGGTCGCCATCCCGACCGTGATCATCGCCGGTCCGGTCTTCGGCAACTTCATCGCCCGTTACGTGCCCGCCACCGCGCCGGAGGCGCTGCTGCCCACCCGGCGGCCGGTCTCGGTCACCGGCGACCGGCGACCGACCACGCCCGGCCGTGGCCCGGTCGACGCCGACGGTGACCTGGTCACCGAGGACGACCTGGTCAACCCGGGCGCCGGCCGCCCGGGCGAGCCGATCGACGAGGCCCCCGACGTCCGCGCCCGGCGCGGGCCGGCGCTCTGGGCGGCGGTGGTCACCGTGCTGCTGCCGGTGGTGCTGATGCTGCTGCGCGCGATCGGGGAACTGACCCTCGCCGAGGGCACCGGCGGCCGCAAGACGCTCGACATCATCGGTACGCCGATCGTCGCGCTGCTGGCCGGCGTCATCTTCGCCATGATCTTCCTCGGCTACCGGACCGGGTTCAGCCGCAGCCAGGTCTCCGGTTTCCTCGGTGGGTCGCTGCCGGCGATCGCCGGCATCCTGCTGATCGTCGCCGCCGGCGGCGGGTTCAAGCAGGTGCTGGTCGACGCCGGCGTCGGCAACCTGGTCGCGGACGCGGCCAAGAACGCGGACCTGTCCCCGCTGCTGCTGGGCTGGCTGGTCGCCGTCGGCATCCGGGTGGCGACCGGCTCGGCCACCGTCGCCACCATCACCGCCGCCGGCATCGTCGCGCCCCTGGCCGCCACCCTCCAGGGGCCGGAGGTGGCCCTGCTGGCCCTCGCCGTCGGCTGCGGCTCGCTCTTCTTCTCGCACGTCAACGACGCCGGCTTCTGGCTGGTCAAGGAGTACTTCGGGCTGACCGTCGGGCAGACCATCAAGAGCTGGTCGGTGATGGAGACGATCATCTCGGTCGTCGGCTTCGCCGGCGTCCTCCTGCTCGACCTCATCCTGTAG
- a CDS encoding VOC family protein, with protein MSVSFNHTIIASKDREESARFFRELLELPAAPSWGLFTNIQLDDGTLLQFAEPPVEIQMQHYAFLVDDELFDRAYRRLREGGVTHWADPQMRRPGEINDEHGGRGVYFKDPAGHAIELITRPYL; from the coding sequence ATGTCAGTCAGCTTCAACCACACCATCATCGCCTCGAAGGACCGCGAGGAATCGGCCCGGTTCTTCCGTGAGCTGCTGGAGCTTCCGGCGGCGCCGTCCTGGGGCCTCTTCACCAACATCCAGCTCGACGACGGGACGCTGCTCCAGTTCGCCGAGCCGCCGGTGGAGATCCAGATGCAGCACTACGCCTTCCTGGTCGACGACGAGCTCTTCGACCGGGCGTACCGGCGGCTGCGTGAGGGCGGCGTCACGCACTGGGCCGATCCGCAGATGCGCCGCCCCGGTGAGATCAACGACGAGCACGGCGGCCGGGGCGTCTACTTCAAGGACCCGGCGGGGCACGCCATCGAGCTGATCACCCGGCCCTACCTGTGA